AGGGAAAGGGGGACCTCCTCCTCAGTTCATCACTTCCCTGGCTCCAGCCACCAGGGGGAGGGGCCGAGGCCAGTGGGAATGAGGTGGGTGGTGGTTAGGAGGGGCATTTTAGCTCGGGTTTTGCAAACGAACCAGTATCTGTTTGCTTACTGagatactgaaaataattttggtgCCTATGAGAAGGCTAAAGAGGGTGTTCAGGGCAAGATGTAGCAAGAGCATTTAGTTTTCCTAGAAGTAGTAGGGGGTTGGGATGTGTGGATCTCCACGTGTGGATTTGTTTGGGAATGGATGTATGTGTGAGTGAAGATTTTCAGGGTCTAAGTTGGCGAGTCAGGTGGCTTGAAGAAGAGCAAAGGGTCCTTGTTTTAATCAGCAAGGTAAGGAAGAGCTTAAGTTCTAAGAAGATCCAGAAGATGGAAAGTAGGTATTCAGAGGCTAGGTATGTTGGAAAAATGAGAAGAGATTCTGTGCTGGGGAAGGGGCTGTAGATGCTATGCTGACCTATTCCTCCTTCCATTTCCTGTTGTTTTACCTCCTGCTCCCACTCTCTCTTTTGTCCCCTGCCCATCAACAGAAGGTGCTGGGGCTGCTGCTGGCACATTCAGCAGATGTGAATGCCCGGGACAAGCTGTGGCAGACACCACTGCATGTGGCTGCTGCCAACCGGGCCACCAAGTGTGCTGAGGCTCTGGCACCCCTGTTGAGCAGCCTCAACGTGGCTGACAGGAGCGGGCGCAGTGCTCTGCACCATGCAGTGCATAGTGGGCATCTTGAGGTGAGGACTGTTCCCAtccaggcccagctggggctTTCCCTTTTCTTACCTTCCTACTCACGTTTCCCTGCTTCTGGGCCCTCAAGCTTGAAGGAGAAGCAGCCCGGATGGTTATATAAACACTTAAGCTGAAGCACTAAATGAATGGTCAGACTAGATTAAAATTCTTAACTTGGACTTCGGGAGGTTGATAAAACCTTGGATTTTGCgtggaaaatatttgcatacacGCCTTTCTGAAGAGAGTCCATGTCTTTCAGCACATTTGCAAAGACTTACAAGAGTTTAAGAAccggccgggcacggcggctcacgcctgtaatcccagcactttgggaggcgaaggcgggtggatcatgagatcaggagatcgagatcatcctggctaacatgatgaaaccctgtctctactaaaaatacaaaaaattagccggatgtggtggcggccgcctgtagtcccagctactcgggacgctgaggcaggagaatggcgtgaacccgggaggcagagcttgcaatgagccgaaatcatgccactgaactccagcctgggtaacagagcgagactctgtctcaaaaaaaaaaaaaaaaaaaagagtttaagaaCCACCAGATCACCTGAAGAGACTCCCTTGTTTCCCTTAAAGTTCCAAATCTCTCCAGTATCTCCTCCTTAGTGCCTGCTTCTGCTGTTCCCTCGAGTCCTCCAGGTTGTTTTGCTCACGGAAAAAGGCATTAGGCTGCCTCAGCCTTTTCAGGAGATGAGGCCTCTGCTCTTAGGTAGGTTGAGGGCACGAATCTGGCTCTGAACAGGTGTCTTTCATATCCTGACACAGACGGTGAACCTGCTCCTCAACAAGGGAGCCAGCCTGAATGTCTGTGACAAAAAGGAGCGGCAGCCTCTGCATTGGGCAGCTTTTCTAGGTGAGAGAGAATACACGGGAAAATCAGAAATTTGACATTTAGGATTCCTAGGGCAGGGATGTGGGGTTGCAGCCTTTGAAGAGAGGAGTGTAGGGTCTTAGAGTTTGCCTTCTACTTCCTTTAGAgtgtcttctcttttctcagGGCACTTGGAGGTCCTAAAACTGCTGGTGGCACGGGGAGCAGACCTCGGCTGCAAGGACCGCAAGGGCTATGGGCTGCTCCATACAGCTGCTGCCAGTGGCCAGATTGAAGTGGTGAAGTACCTGCTTCGGATGGGAGCGGAGGTCAGGGCTTTGAGCTCTGGGGTTGGGAACTATGGGCAGCAAGTAGGAGATTATAGTCTGTTACGGAGATATGAGGTATTGGGATGTTGGTATAGTTTTGGGAAGTTGGAAGGACGTGGTAGAGAGGGTCTGAATAATGCTTACCTTAACCATAGTGCCCTTAGTACCTTAGTACCTTGGGTCATAAACCCGAGAGGAAATGAGGCAGTCGTTGGATTTCTGGGATCTGGAGGCTACATGTGCTGGCTTCTACTTTGTTTAAactgataccaccttactctcaCCCCTGAATATCCAGATCGATGAGCCCAACGCTTTTGGAAACACAGCTTTGCACATCGCCTGCTACCTGGGCCAGGATGCTGTGGCTATTGAGCTGGTGAATGCCGGAGCCAATGTCAACCAGCCGAATGACAAGGGCTTCACGCCACTGCATGTGGCTGCAGTCTCCACCAATGGCGCTCTCTGCTTGGAGCTACTGGTTAATAATGGGGCTGACGTCAACTACCAGGTGCCTGAAGGGATAAGGCTTAGACCAGTGGGGAGCGAAACTTGGATCTAGGGGTCCTGACTGTATCTGGATAGCTCTCTTGGGGAATTATCCACTTGCTTCCTAGGGTAATCAGACCTTGCCAGGGACTCAGGAAAGAGTGAGCTAAGAAGGTGCCATATGACCCTTTTGTCCTTAGAGATATGTCCTTGGAAGGGAGGTAGGGCATTCTCTGTGCTTTgcactggaaaaaaaacaaaaacaaaaacccaccatGTTTCCACAGAGCAAAGAAGGGAAAAGTCCTCTGCACATGGCTGCAATCCATGGCCGTTTCACACGCTCCCAGATCCTCATCCAGAATGGTATGGACCTGGGAGACTTTGTGCTctcatcccctcctcccccaagGAACTCATTTCTAGAATCTAGGGAGGTTCCTAacttccttctcctgccctcttcCAGTAGGATAGGCCCTTGGAACTCTGACCAAGGGACCTGTGGAAATggccctgctctgccctgcccAGTCTCCTAAGGCCTAGAAACAGGATAAAACATGTAGAATCCTGGGCCTGACACCTGATGcatacatagtaggcactcaaatcATGGCTAGCTCGCGAAAGTGGTCTTAAGCCTGAGGTCTGCCTGAgcttgtgtgtgtgcatcccCTCACAGGCAGCGAGATTGATTGTGCCGACAAATTTGGGAACACGCCACTGCATGTGGCTGCTCGATATGGACACGAGCTGCTCATCAGCACCCTCATGACCAATGGCGCAGATACCGCCCGGTGAGTCAGGGCCCCGAATCCACTTCTGGGCTGCCCAGATCTGCACAGACTGCTCACATCAACCATGGAGGCACAGATAAGCTTGCCAAAGGGCACCTTGGAGAACCTCCTACCCTGACTCTAGGGTGGTGGTAGGTCACAGAAGAGGTCTTACTTGGTCCCTCCTTGACCCAAGGACTGAGTCCCTCAACTTCTCTCTAGGCGTGGCATCCATGACATGTTCCCCCTGCACTTAGCTGTTCTCTTTGGATTCTCTGACTGTTGTCGTAAGCTTCTTTCCTCAGGTATGTGCTGATGGGCTGGGGATTGGCAGGTGTATAGGAGAGCAAAGGCCTTTCCCTCCCTGCTGAACACTCTCAGATGTGACCTGTGGCTGTTCTGTGCCTCCAGGTCAGTTGTACAGCATTGTGTCTTCACTCAGCAATGAGCATGTGCTTTCAGCTGGGTTTGACATCAATACACCTGACAACCTTGGCCGTACCTGTCTTCATGCTGCTGCTTCCGGAGGGtgagttctctttctctctcccatgCTTTGAGCAGGGAGCTGGGCAAAGGTCTGGGCCCCTCATTCTTGCCTGCCCAGATCTATTCCCCCTCTCACAATGAAAGCAGTCACAGCAGAAAGGGCTTGCTAGTTCCATCCTTCCTTAGCCCCACCCTGGGCCTGTGGCTTCCCTTTGAGGCTGTAACTCTCTTAACACATCTTTCTTTTAGGAATGTTGAATGTCTTAATTTGCTGTTGAGCAGTGGAGCTGACTTGAGGAGGAGGGACAAATTTGGCAGGTATGCTAATATGCAGGGGTAAACATAGGGAATATCTGATTAGAGAAACAAATGGTAGAGGGAGGAAGGGTTGAGATTGGAGAGTTAAATAAGGAGAATGTTACAAAGCAGCATTTGGCTGCACATCTGATTGCATTCGTATCTGTCTCTGATTCTCTTCCCCACCCTCCTTCACTTCTTCCCCAGGACCCCACTGCACTATGCAGCTGCTAACGGTAGCTACCAGTGTGCAGTAACATTGGTGACTGCTGGGGCAGGTGTCAACGAGGCCGACTGTAAAGGCTGCTCTCCCCTCCACTACGCTGCCGCTTCCGACACTTACAGGAGGTGAGGCTACCAGTCTGGTCCTTCTCAGCCCCATTCACCTCCCTGAGCCTGGCCCTAACTTTCTCTCTTCCCCAGAGCGGAACCCCATACACCTTCCAGCCATGATGCCGAAGAGGACGAGCCACTGAAGGAGTCCCGCAGGAAGGAGGCCTTCTTGTGAGTAGCAGAGAGGGCCCCTAGGATGTGCTTTCCCCAACCCATGCAAGCTCTGGCCCTACTGTCCTCCTACCTAATCTGAACCTCTACCCTATACTGCTGCTGTCCTGCCGGTCAGCCAGCAGTGTGTCTTGAGCCCTCTGGGTGTAGTCCATAGTGGGCAAAGACAAAAGTATGAGATTGAAGCTCAGGAGCTTCAGGGGGagtaaaaaaacccaaaagtatGAGACATAGTTCCTTCCCTAaaggaatggatttttttttttttttttttttttttttttggagacagagtctcactctgttgcccaggctggaatgcagtggtgtgatctcagctcaccgcgcccggctggtctTCTTGAGAGGATTAGAAAAGCTAAATGtacaaaataatttgtttattccacaagcattaattaaatatttacttactaGGTTCCAAGTACTGTGCTAGATACTAAGGATAAAAGAtgaggctgggcgtagtggctcaagcttgtaatcctagcactttgggaggctgaggtaggcagatcacctgaggttaggagttcaagaccagcttgaccaacatggtgaaaccccgtctctactaaaaatacaaaaaattaaccaggtgtggtggcacacgcctataatcccagctactcaggaggccgaggcaggagaattgcttgaaccagggaggtggaggttgtagtgagccgagatcacgccactgcactccagcctgggcaaccgaacaagactctgtctcaaaaaaattaaaattaaaaataggccaggtgtggtggttcatgcctataatcccagcactttgggaggccgaggcaggcagatcatctgaggtcaggagttcgagaccagcctggccaacgtggtgaaaccccgtctctactaaaaatataaaaattagccggtcatgttggcaggcacctgtaatcccagctactcgggtggctgaggcaggagaatcactttaaccagggaggtgaaggttgcagtgagtcaagatcacgccaatccactccaacctgggcgacagagtgagactctgtctccaaaaaaacaaataaataaataaaattaaataaaaatttaaaaaggatgaATTGTCCCAAATTTCTGTCTTTCAAAAGCTAATAATCTATtgggaaagataaataaaaggacACGTAtgcatactaatgtaagatgttaatgaCGGGAAACTAGGTATAGGTTATGTGAGAACTTCCTGTActatcttcacaatttttctttttctttctttttttttttttttttttaattaatttattttgtaggTCAGggatctctctgtgttgcccacactggtctcgaactcctgggctcaagcaatcctcctgcctcagactcccaaagtgctgggattacagacatgagccactacacctagcccacaatttttctataaatctaataatattctaaaacaaaaagtttattttttgctgggcacggtggcacatgcatatattcccagttattcaggaggcagGTGCAggtaaggcaagaggatcatgcaaacccaggagtttgaggctgtagtgcactatgatcatgcctatgaatagccactgcaccccagcctgggcagcatagtgagaccccgtctctaaaaaaaaaaaatcccacaaaaatCAGgtaggcacagtgactcatgcctgtaattccagcactgaggtggggggattgcttgagcccaggagtatgagaccagcctggctaacacataatgagaactcatctctattttatttaatttaattaattaatttatttatttatttatttatttatttgagatggagtcttgctctgtcacccaggctctagtgcagttgcgcgatctcagctcactgcaacctctacctccggggttcaagcgattctcctgcctcttcctcctgagtagctgggattacaggtgcctatcaccacgcccagctaattgtttttttgaagaccgagtctcactctgttgcccaggctggagtgcagtggcatgaacttggctcactgcaacctccacctcctgggttcaagcaattctgcctcagcctcctgagtagctgggactacaggtgcacgctgccacgcctggctaattttttgtattttagtacagacggggtttcaccatgttgcccaggctggtcttgaattcctgagctcaggcgatccacctgccttggcctcccaaagtgctaggattgcaggcatgagccaccacgcccagcctaatttttgtatttttagtagaaacagggtttcgccatgttggcgaggctggccacgaactcctgaccgcgggtgatctgcccacctcagcctcctaaagtgctggaattacagatgtgagcaaccGAGCCAGGCCCCTGTCTccatttaaaataagtaaattaaataatttttttttaagatttatgtttttaaaaaggaccCTAAAATCCAAGAGGCTCAGCTATTACCTTCAGCAAGTTACTTCTCTATGCCTCAATTTCATCACCCACAGTAAGGATAAAAATAGTATCTACTTCATGGGAtctttatgaggattaaattatttaatatacatgAAGTACTTAGAACTGTGCTTGACAGTAAGtgctactttattattattactactactacaaCTACTACTAAGGTATGAGAAGACTGCCAAGGGAGCACAGAGGAAGAGGCATCTTCCCCAGGGAAGGCTGGGAAAGGCCTCACAGAGGAGAGAAGCTGGGACTGAGTTTGAGATGAACAGGACTTATTCGGGTGGGCTGGGAGGAGAAAGCATCCTAGGGCAGGGGTTAGCGTGCCTGGAGGTGGGGAAAGCATGTTGGTCAGCAGAAGGCTGATAACTGAACATCATGCTCTAGGTTCTCTAGGAGAGCATTCAGAGGATAAAGGAGGGCATTGAAGCCAGAGGGGTTCAGGGCAGACCTTGAGAAGGTAAAGTGGGTCTGGAGCTGGCATTGAAGAATGGGTAGGATTTAGAGAACCTACCTAGAGCTGAGGACGGGTGGCGGCCAGGTAGGCCTGGAGGGCCTTGGTCCTCTCCTCTGGCCCTCCCAGAACTGTGCCCTCCTGGGCTGGGCCTGTCCCTGCCTCACAGTCTACCCCCGGCTCCCCAGCTGTCTGGAGTTCTTACTGGATAACGGTGCAGACCCCTCCCTGCGGGACAGGCAGGGCTACACAGCTGTGCACTATGCAGCCGCCTATGGCAACAGACAGAACCTCGAACTGGTATGTGTTGGGGCCCGGCCTGCAggaggggaggcaggggcagggcacAGGGTTTGTGGATTCCAAAACTAAGGGTTCAATCAAATGTGGTCTTTAGATCCGAGGCTTATTGGGGATTACTGCGAGTCGGGGACTGGGGTACTATCTTGGGAGTTCCAGAGTCTCAGCACCTActttcctgtcctttgcagctCTTAGAAATGTCCTTTAACTGCCTGGAGGATGTGGAGAGCACCATTCCAGTCAGCCCTTTGCACTTAGCTGTGAGTCCCACGTCTTTTTTCTGTTGCCTTCCTTGTCCTACCTGTTCCCAGGCCCTAACAAAGGTGCCAGCACTTGTGAAGTTAtccttccttctgcctttttGTGGGAGAGGGGATAAGCACAGTGCAGGGTAGGAAGCCTTAAGGGGCCCAAGGAGCTTGTCAAGGACTAAGACCTTGAGCTTCCCAGGGACCCCAAGagcagagaaggggaagggaggagcagGGAAGGTCCCGAGCTGTGTGCACTGGTTGCCTGCACCTTGCCAGGCCTACAACGGTCACTGTGAAGCCTTGAAGACGCTGGCGGAGACGCTGGTGAATCTGGACGTAAGGGACCACAAGGGCCGGACCGCACTCTTCCTGGCCACGGAGCGCGGCTCTACTGAGTGTGTGGAGGTGCTTACAGCCCATGGCGCCTCTGCCCTCATCAAGGAGCGCAAGCGCAAGTGGACGCCCCTGCACGCTGCTGGTTAGTGCCCACTTTAGGCTGCTGCCCTACCCTTGCCATGCCAGATCCCTCCTGGATGGGAATGGGGCTGGAAAGTGGAGTAGGGTGAGGAGAATGGAGACTTCAAGCCCTGATTCATAGCTTCCTATCCTCAGAGATTTCTCCCTGGCCCAGGTCTTTCTGTAACATTGACCCCAAGTCCTTTAGGCTTGACCttgcctcccttcttcctcctggccctgccctgacaCGGGGTCCCTTTCCCCTAGCTGCCTCTGGCCACACTGACTCCCTGCACTTGCTGATCGACAGTGGGGAACGAGCTGACATCACAGATGTCATGGATGCCTATGGACAGTGAGTGTGGGCCAGGGTGGGGTGCAGGTTTTCCAGTCCTTGCGGGATCCTCactcctcctcctgcccttctGTAGGACCCCACTGATGCTGGCCATCATGAATGGCCATGTGGACTGTGTACATCTGCTGCTAGAGAAAGGATCCACAGCTGATGCTGCTGACCTCCGGGGCCGCACTGCCCTCCACCGCGGGGTGAGTGAGCTTCTAGGGGGGATTGTTTGCACATGGGCCTCAGTGTGGGAGCATGGGACTCACCAGCAGTAGGGAATCCAATTGTCTAGGAGGCAAGCCAGGATTTTGTGccgtcttttttctttttctttttttttttttttttttgagacagggtctcactcccattgcccaggttggagtgcagtgacactatcacagctcactgcagccttgacttcctgggctcaggtgattctcgcacctcagcctcctaagtagctgaaaatataggcacatgccatcatgcccagctaatttttgtattttttgtagatatgggggtcTTAccatcttgcccaagctggtcttgaactcctgggttcaagtgatcctcccaccttggcctcccgaagtgctgggattacaggcatgagccaccagacccacGCTGTGCCCAGGATTTTATTGAGCTTTGTGCTTGCTCCAGGATGAGTCCCTGACGTCCCCAGCTGATTTCCCTGATAtctgtgctttgttttttattattattattattattattattattattattattgagatagagtctcgctctgttgcccaggctggagtgcagtggcgtgatctcagctcactgcaacctctgcctcctgggttcaagcgattctcctgcctcagcctcccgagtagctgggattacaggcgcctgccaccacgcctggctaatttttgtatttttagtagagacagtgtttcaccgtgttagccagggtagtCTCAATCTGCTGATGatgagatccacccgccttggcctcccaaagggttgggattacaggcgtgagccactgtgcctggccaatatctgTGCTTTGTAATCACGTACAACTGAGTGCTCACCACCCAGCCTCTACCTGGGATATCCTGCTGGCCCCAACCCATCGCATAATGTCGCCACAACCTAGATCCTCTTCCATGACCACCTGTCCTaagctgcctcctcctcccataAGATTTTTTGATCCCTTAGTCTCCTTCTCTCCATTTAGTCTTTCCAGTATTAACTCCAGAGCTCCAGTATTAACTCTTAGTATCCTAATTGTCTGCTGGCATAGAGAGAGTCAAGGAGGGAGATGTGGGTCCCTAATACTTAGAATTGTTGTTGtaaagggccgggcatggtggctcacgtctgtaatcccagcactttggaaggccaaggtgggcagatcacctgaagtcaggagtttgagtccagcctggccaacatggtgaaacttcgcctctactaaaaatacaaaaattaattgggcgtggtggtgcatgcctataatcccagctacttgggaggctgagacaggagaattgctggaacctgggaggcagaggttgcagtgagccaagatcgcaccattgcactccagcctgggtgacagagtgagactccgtctcaaaaaaaaaaagaattattgttTTAAAGACAAGGATTGaggccagtggctcatgcctgtaatcccagcactttgggaggccgaggcaggcggatcacgaggtgaggagatcaagaccatcctggctaacatggtgaaaccctgtctctactaaaaatacaaaaaaattagccgggcatggtggcacctgcctgtaatcccagctacttgggaggctgaggcaggagaatcgcttgaactggggaggcagaggttgcagtgagccgagattatgccactgcactccagcctgggcgacagagcaagactccgactccaaaaaaaaaaaaaaaaaaaagacaaggattgGAGCCCTGGAAGTGGTTCTTACTCCTGAGCCAGACTCCAGCAACAGGCCAGTGGAAAAGGAGGAGCTTTTCATCCCCCTCACACCCCCATGTTACTCACAGGCAGTGACTGGCTGTGAGGACTGCCTGGCTGCCCTGCTGGACCACGACGCATTTGTGCTGTGCCGAGACTTTAAGGGCCGCACGCCCATTCACCTGGCCTCAGCCTGTGGCCACACTGCAGTACTGCGGACCCTGCTGCAGGCTGCCCTTTCCACAGATCCCCTGGATGCCGGGGTGGATTACAGCGGATACTCGCCCATGCACTGGGCCTCCTACACTGGTACTAGACTGGGGCCTCCACAGGCACAGGAGCGTGTGTTGGAGTGTGTGTAGAGGGGGACAGGTGGGTTGTTGGGGGGGACCTGGGTTGATCTGAATCtggaagtggaatggagtgtcaaGACACAGGACAGACAGGGAACCTTGCCGTTTTTCTCCATCACTACTCTTCCTTCCTCGTGCCCAGGACATGAAGATTGTCTGGAGTTGTTACTTGAACACAGCCCGTTTTCATACCTGGAAGGAAACCCCTTCACTCCTTTGCACTGTGCAGTGTAAGTCCCTTCTGCTGCATCAGCCCTTCTCGCGAGGGCCCATGACTTGAGCTTAGGACAGGTAGACTACTTCCCTTGTCCTTCCTGATgacccctcctccctcttcctctagGATTAATAACCAAGACAGCACCACAGAGATGCTACTGGGAGCTCTGGGTGCCAAGATTGTGAACAGCCGAGATGCCAAAGGACGGTGAGTGATGGAAGACTTGGGAAGAATCCCAGTTGCCTCTGGCTTCCCCTTTCTGCTTGGGCAGTATACTCTTCCCTATTTTAATCTACCCTGATCCCTGCCTTACAGGACCCCCCTTCACGCCGCTGCCTTCGCGGACAATGTCTCTGGGCTCCGGATGCTGCTGCAGCATCAAGCCGAGGTGAACGCCACTGACCACACTGGCCGCACTGCGCTCATGACGGCGGCTGAGAACGGGCAGACCGCTGCTGTGGGTGTGTAGGGGCCACTTGTGGAAGGGAGGAGCTCCCCTGGGGCATTTGCAGGATGGGTCAGCCCTGCCTGTGGAggctggctggggctggggttcAGAAAGCAGGAGGGTTGTCTTTGGATGTCTCGCCATCTGCAGACGGGATGCAAAGTGGAGAGCCAGGATGGCTGCTGCTCTGGAGGGAGGGGTCAGTCCCTCTATCACATTTCtcttgtagaatttctgctgtATCGAGGGAAGGCAGACCTTACTGTGTTGGATGAGAACAAGAACACGGCCCTCCACTTGGCTTGTAGCAAGGTACTTACCTGAAGTGATTGGGGGACTGCATAAGGGGCAGAGCTTGATGAAGAGAGGTAGGTCTCGGTTGCAGAGGGGACTGGGGCAGAAGTGAGGATTGTCCAGCCTATCCGACTGGTTGGGCAGCTGTTTGTCCTCCTGTTACTCTCCCCAACTCCTGCCCTGCACCCTGCCACATTTCTACTTCACAAATCTCCACTCTCCGTTTCCCTCCCTCAGGGCCATGAGAAATGTGCCCTCATGATCCTGGCAGAAACCCAAGACCTTGGCCTTATCAATGCTACCAACAGTGCGCTGCAGATGTGAGTGCCTGGGGAAGGGGGCTTCTGGCTGGGGGAGGCCAGTGGGTGATGAAAGAGTGGCCGCTGTTCAGAGGCTCTCTGGAGCCCATTGTATTTGTTCAGCACCCTTGCCACCCTGTCTGGAGGTGGAAGGGCAGCTTAGCATCAagctccttctttttccttttttccaaggCCACTCCACATTGCTGCCCGGAATGGTCTAGCTTCTGTGGTACAGGCCCTGCTGAGTCGTGGGGCCACAGTGCTGGCTGTGGATGAAGAAGGTGGGTGGGGTCTGGGGCCCCATGCCTCTCTTGGGTTTGGGGTCAGGGACATTCTTCAGGAGGTGACTTCTTAATCTTGCTATACATGGGATTTTCTTCCCAAGGGAACTCTTCAGAGCAGGGAGCCCACACCAGTACTCTGGAGTCTCAGAGGGGAGCCTGCAGGGTCAGGAGGACTCCACACCCTAGGCTTTGACTCCCATGCCCGCCCTTTAACCTGTACTTAGAGAATCTGCCTGTCAGCCTTCCTGGGCCCTCGTCACCCTTGGATTCTGCCGCTGCTGGgtacctgcctgccttggctccctCCACAGAGAAGAGACTTCAGGGCTTGGGGGAGGCTGGCTAGGATACAGGACTCTGCCTCAGTTCTCCCCCTTGGCCCTGCAGGTCACACCCCAGCACTGGCCTGTGCCCCCAACAAAGATGTGGCAGACTGCCTGGCCTTGATCCTTTCCACCATGAAGCCTTTCCCACCCAAGGACGCCGTCAGTCCTTTCAGCTTCAGCCTGCTCAAGAACTGCAGCATTGCAGCCGCCAAGACGGTGGGTGGCTGCGGCGCCCTGCCCCATGGGGCCTCCTGCCCCTACAGCCAGGAGCGGCCCGGCGCCATTGGGTTAGATGGCTGCTACTCTGAGTAGCCCCCTCCAGTGTCCCTCCCCCGCCGGTGGCTTGATAtctaattctatttatttagaaaaagtcTAAACATTTAGGGCACTTTAAAGGAGAACACGACTGGGTGGAGGGGGCGGAGGGGAAGGAAGCCCTGGGGAGCAGCTGCTCACCCCTTTGCCACACCATCTTGGCCTGGCAGGGGTCTGGGACTGACAGGGAGCAC
The Pan troglodytes isolate AG18354 chromosome 10, NHGRI_mPanTro3-v2.0_pri, whole genome shotgun sequence genome window above contains:
- the ANKRD52 gene encoding serine/threonine-protein phosphatase 6 regulatory ankyrin repeat subunit C isoform X2, which codes for MGILSITDQPPLVQAIFSRDVEEVRSLLSQKENINVLDQERRTPLHAAAYVGDVPILQLLLMSGANVNAKDTLWLTPLHRAAASRNEKVLGLLLAHSADVNARDKLWQTPLHVAAANRATKCAEALAPLLSSLNVADRSGRSALHHAVHSGHLETVNLLLNKGASLNVCDKKERQPLHWAAFLGHLEVLKLLVARGADLGCKDRKGYGLLHTAAASGQIEVVKYLLRMGAEIDEPNAFGNTALHIACYLGQDAVAIELVNAGANVNQPNDKGFTPLHVAAVSTNGALCLELLVNNGADVNYQSKEGKSPLHMAAIHGRFTRSQILIQNGSEIDCADKFGNTPLHVAARYGHELLISTLMTNGADTARRGIHDMFPLHLAVLFGFSDCCRKLLSSGQLYSIVSSLSNEHVLSAGFDINTPDNLGRTCLHAAASGGNVECLNLLLSSGADLRRRDKFGRTPLHYAAANGSYQCAVTLVTAGAGVNEADCKGCSPLHYAAASDTYRRAEPHTPSSHDAEEDEPLKESRRKEAFFCLEFLLDNGADPSLRDRQGYTAVHYAAAYGNRQNLELLLEMSFNCLEDVESTIPVSPLHLAAYNGHCEALKTLAETLVNLDVRDHKGRTALFLATERGSTECVEVLTAHGASALIKERKRKWTPLHAAAASGHTDSLHLLIDSGERADITDVMDAYGQTPLMLAIMNGHVDCVHLLLEKGSTADAADLRGRTALHRGAVTGCEDCLAALLDHDAFVLCRDFKGRTPIHLASACGHTAVLRTLLQAALSTDPLDAGVDYSGYSPMHWASYTGHEDCLELLLEHSPFSYLEGNPFTPLHCAVINNQDSTTEMLLGALGAKIVNSRDAKGRTPLHAAAFADNVSGLRMLLQHQAEVNATDHTGRTALMTAAENGQTAAVEFLLYRGKADLTVLDENKNTALHLACSKGHEKCALMILAETQDLGLINATNSALQMPLHIAARNGLASVVQALLSRGATVLAVDEEGHTPALACAPNKDVADCLALILSTMKPFPPKDAVSPFSFSLLKNCSIAAAKTVGGCGALPHGASCPYSQERPGAIGLDGCYSE
- the ANKRD52 gene encoding serine/threonine-protein phosphatase 6 regulatory ankyrin repeat subunit C isoform X1; protein product: MGILSITDQPPLVQAIFSRDVEEVRSLLSQKENINVLDQERRTPLHAAAYVGDVPILQLLLMSGANVNAKDTLWLTPLHRAAASRNEKVLGLLLAHSADVNARDKLWQTPLHVAAANRATKCAEALAPLLSSLNVADRSGRSALHHAVHSGHLETVNLLLNKGASLNVCDKKERQPLHWAAFLGHLEVLKLLVARGADLGCKDRKGYGLLHTAAASGQIEVVKYLLRMGAEIDEPNAFGNTALHIACYLGQDAVAIELVNAGANVNQPNDKGFTPLHVAAVSTNGALCLELLVNNGADVNYQSKEGKSPLHMAAIHGRFTRSQILIQNGSEIDCADKFGNTPLHVAARYGHELLISTLMTNGADTARRGIHDMFPLHLAVLFGFSDCCRKLLSSGQLYSIVSSLSNEHVLSAGFDINTPDNLGRTCLHAAASGGNVECLNLLLSSGADLRRRDKFGRTPLHYAAANGSYQCAVTLVTAGAGVNEADCKGCSPLHYAAASDTYRRAEPHTPSSHDAEEDEPLKESRRKEAFFCLEFLLDNGADPSLRDRQGYTAVHYAAAYGNRQNLELLLEMSFNCLEDVESTIPVSPLHLAAYNGHCEALKTLAETLVNLDVRDHKGRTALFLATERGSTECVEVLTAHGASALIKERKRKWTPLHAAAASGHTDSLHLLIDSGERADITDVMDAYGQTPLMLAIMNGHVDCVHLLLEKGSTADAADLRGRTALHRGAVTGCEDCLAALLDHDAFVLCRDFKGRTPIHLASACGHTAVLRTLLQAALSTDPLDAGVDYSGYSPMHWASYTGHEDCLELLLEHSPFSYLEGNPFTPLHCAVINNQDSTTEMLLGALGAKIVNSRDAKGRTPLHAAAFADNVSGLRMLLQHQAEVNATDHTGRTALMTAAENGQTAAVEFLLYRGKADLTVLDENKNTALHLACSKGHEKCALMILAETQDLGLINATNSALQMPLHIAARNGLASVVQALLSRGATVLAVDEEGHTPALACAPNKDVADCLALILSTMKPFPPKDAVSPFSFSLLKNCSIAAAKTINDPAPSRPLLTSSPNRLRVLPPHSGFLCCFGASTTVVVMALGWVLFIKILLLLLALCPASIPVVGGKEGQPDPFPLAPSALSGHGQ